The genomic DNA GCTCGCGATAGCCGGCAGCCAGAATTGTTGCACGCGCTTCATCGAGCGTAGGCAGGATGGGAGAGCCGCGTGCAAGCCGCTCGGCCGTATCGAGCAGGACCGATGCTAGTTTTGGGGCAATGGCGCGTTGGGCTGGGGAGAGCCGCACGTTACGCGACGATAGCGCAAGACCATCGGCTTCGCGGACTGTCGGACAGGGCACAATAGTGATCGGAATGTCGAGGTCCCGGACCAAGCGCCTGACAAGCTGAAGTTGCTGAAAATCCTTTTCGCCAAAAAAGGCGAAGTCAGCGCCGGCCTGCAGGAAGAGCTTGGCCACGACCGTCGCCACGCCATTGAAATGGCCGGGCCGGAATGCGCCGCACAGGCATTCGCTGATGCCGGACACTGAAACGACCGTGGCGAAGCCCGCCGGGTACATTTCCTCTGCGTCCGGCACATAGAGCAGATGCGTGCCCAGCGGCGCGAGCTTGGCAGCATCTTCGCTTTCCGTCCGAGGATAGGCAATC from Mesorhizobium sp. M1E.F.Ca.ET.045.02.1.1 includes the following:
- the panC gene encoding pantoate--beta-alanine ligase translates to MSVPIARTVSELRAVVAQWRRSGATIGIVPTMGALHDGHLSLVRKALERAERVIVTLFVNPKQFNSPADLIAYPRTESEDAAKLAPLGTHLLYVPDAEEMYPAGFATVVSVSGISECLCGAFRPGHFNGVATVVAKLFLQAGADFAFFGEKDFQQLQLVRRLVRDLDIPITIVPCPTVREADGLALSSRNVRLSPAQRAIAPKLASVLLDTAERLARGSPILPTLDEARATILAAGYRELEYLELRGETDLQSLASLDRSARLLAAAWLGDTRLINNVAISPIGSWSGARSSLQSEAAQQLR